In Camelus ferus isolate YT-003-E chromosome 10, BCGSAC_Cfer_1.0, whole genome shotgun sequence, the following proteins share a genomic window:
- the LOC102518215 gene encoding olfactory receptor 5F1, which produces MARKNYTLLTEFLLLGLADTPGLQILLFLLFAVIYTLTVLGNVGMILLIRMESRLHTPMYFLLAHLSFMDVCYSSTITPKMLADLLSEKKTISFAGCFLQMYFFIAFATTECITFGLMAYDRYVAICNPLRYSLIMSRTVCLKMAAGSFTAGLLNSMVHTGYVSSLPFCGSRVIHHFFCDNPPIFKLSCSDTHLYEVILSTFAGVNMVGTLLVILASYGCILFSIFRMHSGEGRRKAFSTCASHLTAIILFCSTSTYTYLRPSSSYSLSQDKVASVFYTVVIPMLNPLIYSLRNKEVKKALWNAVPRTRIPSCL; this is translated from the coding sequence ATGGCCAGAAAAAATTACACTTTGCTGACTGAGTTCCTCCtgttgggattagcagacacgcCAGGGCTACAGATtctcctctttctgctttttgctGTGATTTACACACTTACAGTTCTGGGGAATGTTGGGATGATCTTATTAATCAGGATGGAGTCCCGACTTCACACTCCCATGTATTTCCTCCTGGCTCACCTGTCTTTTATGGACGTTTGTTATTCATCCACCATCACTCCAAAGATGCTGGCAGATTTATTGTCGGAGAAGAAAACCATCTCCTTTGCTGGCTGCTTCCTGCAGATGTACTTCTTCATAGCCTTTGCCACAACTGAATGCATCACTTTTGGGTTAATGGCCTATGACCGGtatgtggccatctgcaaccCTCTGCGTTACTCCTTGATCATGTCCAGAACAGTCTGCCTAAAAATGGCAGCTGGGTCTTTCACAGCAGGGCTGTTGAACTCCATGGTTCACACAGGTTATGTAAGCAGCTTGCCATTCTGCGGGTCCAGGGTCATCCATCACTTCTTCTGTGACAACCCTCCAATTTTTAAGCTCTCGTGTTCTGACACTCACCTGTATGAAGTCATTTTGTCCACATTTGCTGGTGTGAATATGGTCGGGACTCTGCTGGTGATCCTCGCCTCCTACGGCTGCattctcttctccatctttcGGATGCATTCCGGGGAGGGCAGGCGCAAAGCCTTCTCCACGTGTGCCTCTCACCTGACAGCCAtcattctgttctgttccaccTCCACCTACACTTACCTGAGACCTAGTTCCAGCTACTCCCTGAGTCAAGACAAAGTGGCTTCCGTGTTCTACACGGTGGTCATCCCCATGTTGAACCCTCTGATCTACAGCCTCAGGAATAAGGAAGTGAAGAAGGCTCTATGGAATGCAGTTCCCAGGACAAGGATCCCTTCATGTCTGTGA